Proteins encoded within one genomic window of Streptomyces profundus:
- a CDS encoding ATP-binding protein — MKIAFVGKGGSGKTTLSSLFVRYLAARRIPVTAVDADINQHLGVALGLADEEAAALPPLGARLPLIKDYLRGDNPRIQSAETMIKTTPPGAGSRLLRLAEENPVFAACARSVPLDDGAARLLATGPFTADDLGVACYHSKTGAVELCLNHLVDGRDEYLVVDMTAGSDSFASGLFTRFDMTFLVAEPTRKGVSVYRQYREYARDYGVALRVIGNKVQGPDDLAFLRSEIGDDLLVTLAHSDWVRALERGVRRPFAELEEANEAALDTMYRTADAGYPDRDWERYTQQMVHFHLKNAASWGNDRTGADLAAQVDPGFVLSEANSPQPA; from the coding sequence ATGAAGATCGCTTTCGTAGGCAAGGGGGGCAGCGGCAAGACCACGCTGTCCTCGCTGTTCGTCCGGTATCTGGCCGCGCGACGCATCCCGGTGACCGCGGTGGACGCCGACATCAACCAGCACCTCGGGGTGGCGCTCGGCCTCGCCGACGAGGAGGCAGCGGCCCTGCCCCCGCTCGGCGCCCGGCTCCCGCTGATCAAGGACTATCTGCGCGGCGACAACCCCCGGATCCAGTCGGCCGAGACCATGATCAAGACGACCCCGCCCGGAGCGGGCTCGCGGCTGCTGCGGCTGGCCGAGGAGAACCCGGTGTTCGCGGCGTGCGCCCGCTCGGTGCCGCTGGACGACGGCGCCGCGCGGCTGCTGGCCACCGGCCCCTTCACGGCCGACGACCTCGGCGTCGCCTGCTACCACTCCAAGACGGGCGCGGTCGAGCTGTGCCTCAACCACCTGGTGGACGGGCGCGACGAGTACCTGGTGGTGGACATGACCGCCGGCAGCGACTCGTTCGCCTCCGGGCTCTTCACCCGGTTCGACATGACCTTCCTGGTCGCCGAGCCCACCCGCAAGGGCGTCTCCGTCTACCGGCAGTACCGCGAGTACGCCAGGGACTACGGGGTGGCGCTGCGGGTCATCGGGAACAAGGTGCAGGGGCCGGACGATCTCGCGTTCCTGCGGAGCGAGATCGGGGACGATCTGCTCGTCACGCTGGCGCACTCGGACTGGGTCAGGGCGTTGGAGCGCGGCGTGCGGCGCCCGTTCGCCGAGCTTGAGGAGGCCAACGAGGCGGCGCTCGACACCATGTACCGCACGGCGGACGCCGGCTATCCGGACCGGGACTGGGAGCGCTACACCCAGCAGATGGTGCACTTCCACCTGAAGAACGCGGCGAGCTGGGGCAACGACCGAACCGGGGCCGACCTGGCGGCGCAGGTCGACCCCGGTTTCGTGTTGTCGGAGGCGAACAGTCCGCAGCCGGCCTGA
- a CDS encoding phage holin family protein has protein sequence MSAADEGRSLGELVASATSELSGLVHDEIALAKAEIRQDVKRALFGSVAGVLAAGLLLFAVPLLSFALAFWLRNWWDLPLAIACLIVGGLYIVIALLLALWAKVKIGRISPPERSIRSAKESAAVISRARPHPRPAPQDRAGSPT, from the coding sequence ATGAGCGCAGCCGACGAGGGGCGCAGCCTCGGAGAGTTGGTCGCCTCGGCCACCAGCGAGCTGTCCGGCCTGGTGCACGACGAGATCGCACTGGCCAAGGCCGAGATCCGACAGGACGTCAAACGCGCCCTGTTCGGCAGTGTCGCCGGGGTGCTCGCGGCCGGTCTGCTGCTGTTCGCGGTGCCGCTGCTGAGCTTCGCCCTGGCGTTCTGGCTGCGCAACTGGTGGGATCTGCCGCTGGCCATCGCCTGCCTGATCGTCGGCGGCCTGTATATCGTGATCGCCCTGCTGCTCGCCCTGTGGGCCAAGGTCAAGATCGGCCGGATCTCGCCGCCGGAGCGCTCCATCCGCTCCGCCAAGGAGTCCGCGGCCGTGATCTCCCGCGCCAGGCCGCACCCACGTCCCGCTCCCCAGGACCGTGCGGGCTCCCCCACATGA
- a CDS encoding MarP family serine protease, protein MNAVDVLLVLTAGCLAVVGYRRGLLVGLSSAIGFLAGALLVSLALTPLGPGDIGPAGALGAGLLALLAAVLGQALASRWAHGLRGRIAWSPARVADAAGGALAHVLTLLLIAWLLGSTLALTTPGAFGRELRSSRVLFGVSRAVPGAADSWVAGVRGLLAPSGLPQVFAPFGTAPATRVPPPDPAVAGERLVRTARRSVVSVTGVAPACGRALEGTGFVFANGKVMTNAHVVGGVVEPLVRIGGEGEPFFGEVVLYDPARDLAVLHVPGLPAPSLRFSARDAVSGDDAAIAGFPESGPFDVGPARVADRFSARGPDIYRDRAVSRDVYALHATVLPGNSGGPLLSPEGEVLGVVFARSLDDGSTGYALTADEVREVAARGHAAERPVNSGRCTPT, encoded by the coding sequence GTGAACGCCGTTGACGTCCTGCTGGTGCTGACGGCGGGATGTCTCGCGGTCGTCGGATACCGCCGGGGGCTGCTCGTCGGGCTCTCCTCGGCCATCGGGTTCCTGGCCGGCGCGCTGCTGGTGAGCCTGGCGCTCACACCGCTCGGGCCGGGCGACATCGGGCCGGCCGGCGCCCTGGGCGCCGGGCTGCTGGCGCTGCTCGCCGCGGTGCTCGGGCAGGCCCTCGCCAGCCGCTGGGCGCACGGGCTGCGGGGCCGCATCGCCTGGTCCCCCGCCAGGGTCGCCGACGCCGCAGGCGGCGCCCTGGCGCATGTGCTGACCCTGCTGTTGATCGCCTGGCTGCTCGGCTCGACGCTGGCGTTGACGACGCCGGGCGCGTTCGGCCGGGAACTGCGCTCGTCCCGTGTCCTGTTCGGCGTCTCCCGCGCGGTGCCGGGCGCCGCCGACTCCTGGGTCGCCGGGGTGCGCGGCCTGTTGGCGCCGTCAGGGCTGCCCCAGGTGTTCGCCCCGTTCGGCACCGCCCCCGCCACCCGGGTGCCGCCGCCCGATCCGGCCGTCGCGGGGGAGCGGCTGGTCCGGACGGCGCGGCGGTCCGTGGTCAGCGTGACGGGGGTGGCGCCCGCCTGCGGGCGCGCGCTGGAGGGCACCGGGTTCGTCTTCGCCAACGGCAAGGTCATGACCAACGCCCATGTGGTCGGCGGTGTGGTGGAACCGCTGGTGCGGATCGGCGGCGAGGGCGAGCCGTTCTTCGGCGAGGTGGTGCTCTACGACCCGGCGCGGGACCTCGCGGTGCTCCACGTCCCCGGCCTGCCGGCGCCCTCGCTCAGGTTCAGCGCCAGGGACGCGGTCTCGGGAGACGACGCGGCCATCGCCGGCTTCCCCGAGAGCGGCCCGTTCGACGTCGGCCCGGCCCGTGTCGCCGACCGGTTCAGCGCCAGGGGCCCCGACATCTACCGCGACCGCGCGGTGAGCAGGGACGTCTACGCCCTGCACGCCACCGTCCTGCCGGGCAACTCGGGCGGGCCGCTGCTCAGCCCCGAGGGCGAGGTGCTCGGCGTGGTCTTCGCCCGCTCCCTGGACGACGGCAGCACGGGCTACGCGCTCACCGCCGACGAGGTCAGGGAGGTGGCCGCGCGTGGGCACGCCGCCGAACGGCCGGTGAACAGCGGGCGTTGCACGCCGACATGA
- a CDS encoding SulP family inorganic anion transporter has translation MSACAPTPDSTQPDDKTAPIPSPGAASGPPPIPTPAAEKHSSAGPPRPPDASPAERRRADFSASISVFLIALPLSLGIALATGAPLQAGLVAAAVGGILVGALGGAPLQVSGPAAGLTVITADLIQQYGWRTTCAITALAGVTQLALSALRVARSALMVSPAIVHGMLAGIGATIALSQLHIVLGGEPESSAIDNLADLPGQLADPQLAPLTIGGLTVAVLLLWPRLPGRAGGLTRRAVPAALAAVVLATLVAWLVSLRVPRVDLPSWSSHALPELPDGPVLGLLATVLTITLVASVESLLSAVAVDKLAAARQRAGGVPVPRADLDRELRGQGFANVVSGSLGGLPVTGVAVRSAANVAAGAVSRRSTILHGCWVLLATGLLVGLLKQIPLATLAALVMVVGIQMVNITHIRSVTKHREVLVYAATALGVTLFGVLEGVGIGIAMAVAVALHRLTHTRISQEVLPDGSHQVRVRGQLTFLAVPRLTRVLSHIPEKARVTVECDSTFIDHAAHETLHDWCAAHRAQGGTAELPGELSQSRGELTPRHRCPPWQSWRNHRCTAGEDEAGTVDSSRTTPDQLLGGLRNFQRRTAPVVRKELARLALEGQRPGQLFLTCADSRLVTSMITSSGPGDLFTVRNIGNLVPPPGAEAGDDSVGAAIEYALTELGVTSITVCGHSGCGAMRALHTVDQGQRPAPPGSLGRWLLHARPSVERLSAGAPPGLDDSQEADPIEALCLANVMQQLDHLARYERVAQRVADGTLELRGMYFHVGRAQAYVLGQDGARAPVFVAVLPDGGSGVPRVSPNGGPTPVRRSG, from the coding sequence ATGTCCGCCTGCGCCCCCACTCCCGACTCGACCCAGCCCGATGACAAGACCGCGCCCATCCCCTCGCCGGGCGCCGCGTCAGGGCCACCGCCCATCCCGACCCCAGCGGCCGAGAAGCACTCATCCGCCGGGCCCCCTCGACCGCCCGACGCCTCGCCCGCCGAGCGTCGCCGCGCCGACTTCTCGGCCTCGATCTCCGTCTTCCTGATCGCGCTGCCGCTCTCCCTCGGCATCGCGCTGGCCACCGGCGCCCCGCTCCAGGCGGGGCTGGTGGCAGCCGCGGTCGGGGGCATCCTGGTGGGCGCCCTGGGCGGCGCCCCCCTTCAGGTCAGCGGCCCGGCGGCCGGGCTCACGGTGATCACGGCCGATCTCATCCAGCAGTACGGCTGGCGCACCACCTGCGCCATCACCGCCCTGGCCGGCGTCACCCAGCTCGCGCTCTCCGCCCTGCGCGTGGCCCGATCAGCCCTGATGGTCAGCCCGGCCATCGTGCACGGGATGCTCGCCGGCATCGGGGCCACGATCGCCCTCTCGCAGCTGCACATCGTGCTGGGCGGCGAGCCGGAGAGCTCCGCGATCGACAATCTCGCCGACTTGCCGGGGCAGTTGGCCGACCCACAGCTGGCCCCGCTGACCATCGGCGGGCTGACCGTGGCGGTGCTGCTGCTCTGGCCCCGGCTGCCCGGGCGGGCCGGTGGGCTGACGCGCAGGGCCGTCCCCGCCGCGCTGGCCGCCGTGGTGCTGGCCACGCTCGTCGCCTGGCTGGTGTCCCTACGGGTGCCCCGGGTGGATCTGCCGTCGTGGAGCAGCCACGCGCTGCCGGAGCTGCCCGATGGTCCGGTGCTCGGCCTGCTGGCCACCGTGCTGACGATCACGCTGGTGGCCAGCGTGGAGTCCCTGCTCTCCGCCGTCGCGGTGGACAAGCTGGCGGCTGCCAGGCAGCGGGCCGGCGGCGTCCCGGTGCCGCGAGCCGATCTCGATCGGGAACTGCGCGGGCAGGGCTTCGCCAACGTGGTCTCCGGCTCGCTCGGCGGCCTGCCCGTGACGGGAGTGGCGGTGCGCAGTGCGGCCAACGTCGCGGCTGGCGCGGTCAGCCGACGGTCCACGATCCTCCACGGCTGCTGGGTCCTGCTGGCGACGGGCCTGCTGGTCGGGCTTCTGAAGCAGATCCCGCTGGCCACCCTGGCCGCCCTGGTGATGGTGGTCGGCATCCAGATGGTGAACATCACCCATATCCGCAGCGTCACCAAGCACCGCGAAGTGCTGGTCTACGCGGCCACGGCCCTCGGGGTCACGCTCTTCGGGGTGCTTGAGGGGGTCGGGATCGGCATCGCGATGGCGGTGGCCGTCGCCCTGCACCGGCTGACACACACCAGGATCAGCCAGGAGGTGCTCCCGGACGGCTCCCATCAGGTGCGGGTGCGCGGCCAGCTGACGTTCCTCGCGGTCCCCCGGCTGACGAGGGTGCTGAGCCACATCCCGGAGAAGGCCAGGGTGACGGTCGAGTGCGACAGCACCTTTATCGACCACGCCGCCCACGAGACCCTCCACGACTGGTGTGCCGCCCATCGCGCCCAGGGCGGGACGGCGGAGCTGCCCGGCGAGCTGTCCCAGTCCAGGGGCGAGTTGACGCCCCGGCACCGCTGTCCGCCCTGGCAGTCCTGGCGCAACCACCGCTGCACGGCCGGCGAGGACGAGGCCGGCACGGTCGACTCCTCCAGGACAACACCGGACCAACTCCTCGGTGGCCTGCGGAACTTCCAACGCCGCACGGCGCCGGTGGTCCGCAAGGAGCTGGCCAGGCTCGCGCTCGAAGGGCAACGCCCCGGCCAGCTCTTCCTGACCTGCGCGGACTCCCGCCTGGTCACCAGCATGATCACCTCCAGCGGTCCCGGCGATCTCTTCACCGTGCGCAACATCGGGAATCTGGTGCCCCCGCCCGGCGCGGAGGCCGGGGACGATTCGGTCGGTGCCGCCATCGAGTACGCGCTCACCGAGCTGGGCGTCACCAGCATCACCGTCTGCGGACACTCCGGCTGCGGCGCCATGCGCGCCCTGCACACGGTGGATCAGGGGCAGCGGCCCGCGCCCCCCGGATCGCTCGGCCGCTGGCTGCTGCACGCGCGTCCCAGTGTGGAACGGCTGTCCGCCGGCGCTCCGCCTGGGCTCGACGACAGCCAGGAGGCCGACCCCATCGAGGCGCTCTGCCTCGCCAACGTGATGCAGCAGCTGGATCATCTGGCGCGGTACGAGCGGGTGGCCCAACGGGTGGCCGATGGCACGCTGGAGCTGCGCGGCATGTACTTCCATGTCGGCCGGGCGCAGGCCTATGTCCTGGGCCAGGACGGGGCCAGGGCTCCCGTGTTCGTGGCGGTGCTGCCCGACGGCGGCTCGGGGGTGCCACGAGTGTCGCCGAACGGCGGTCCAACGCCCGTTCGTCGCAGCGGCTGA
- the acs gene encoding acetate--CoA ligase: MSNESLANLMTESRRFAPPAEVVAGANVTATSYEAAADDRLGFWAEQARRLSWEREPTQTLDWSNPPFAKWFADGKLNVAYNCVDRHVEAGHGDRVAIHFEGEPGDSRAITYAELQREVSQAANALIELGVATGDRVAIYMPMIPEAVIAMLACARIGAPHSVVFGAFSADALATRIEDGDARVVITSDGGYRRGAPSALKPTVDEALTRPGAAEVRNVVVVRRTGQDIPWTEGRDLWWHDVVGRQSEEHTPEAFDAEHPLFILYTSGTTGKPKGILHTTGGYLTQTAYTHHAVFDLKPETDVYWCTADIGWVTGHSYIVYGPLANGATEVLYEGTPNTPHNGRWWEIVEKYRVTILYTAPTAIRTCMKWGDDVPAGFDLSSLRVLGSVGEPINPEAWIWYRKHIGAERTPVVDTWWQTETGAMMISPLPGVTLAKPGSAQTPLPGISATVVDDDGVEVANGSGGYLVLTEPWPSMLRTIWGDDQRFLDTYWSRFEGKYFAGDGAKKDDDGDIWLLGRVDDVMLVSGHNISTTEVESALVSHPRIAEAAVVGATDPQTTQAICAFVILRGGVPQEEGLIEELRAHVAKELGPIAKPKRILAVDELPKTRSGKIMRRLLRDVAENRELGDVTTLTDPAVMDLIQTKLPSAASED; this comes from the coding sequence GTGAGTAACGAGAGCCTGGCCAACCTCATGACGGAGAGCCGGAGGTTCGCGCCTCCCGCCGAGGTGGTCGCGGGTGCCAATGTGACCGCGACCTCCTATGAGGCGGCGGCCGATGACCGGCTGGGATTCTGGGCGGAGCAGGCCCGACGGCTGAGTTGGGAACGCGAGCCCACGCAGACGCTGGACTGGTCCAATCCGCCCTTCGCCAAATGGTTCGCCGACGGCAAGCTCAACGTCGCCTACAACTGCGTCGACCGCCATGTCGAGGCCGGCCACGGGGATCGTGTCGCCATCCACTTCGAGGGCGAGCCGGGGGACTCCCGCGCCATCACCTACGCGGAGTTGCAGCGTGAGGTGTCGCAGGCGGCCAACGCGCTGATCGAGCTGGGGGTCGCCACCGGCGACCGGGTCGCCATCTATATGCCGATGATCCCCGAAGCCGTGATCGCGATGCTCGCCTGCGCCAGGATCGGCGCCCCGCATTCGGTGGTCTTCGGCGCCTTCTCCGCCGACGCCCTGGCCACCCGGATCGAGGACGGCGACGCGCGGGTGGTGATCACCTCGGACGGCGGCTACCGCCGAGGCGCCCCGTCAGCGCTCAAGCCCACCGTGGACGAGGCGCTCACCCGCCCCGGCGCCGCCGAGGTGCGCAACGTCGTGGTGGTACGCCGCACGGGTCAGGACATCCCCTGGACCGAGGGCCGCGATCTGTGGTGGCACGACGTGGTGGGCCGCCAGTCCGAGGAGCACACGCCGGAGGCGTTCGACGCCGAGCACCCCCTCTTCATCCTCTACACCTCGGGCACCACGGGTAAGCCCAAGGGCATCCTGCACACCACCGGCGGCTACCTCACCCAGACCGCGTACACCCACCACGCCGTCTTCGACCTCAAGCCGGAGACCGACGTCTACTGGTGTACCGCCGACATCGGCTGGGTCACGGGCCACTCCTACATCGTCTACGGCCCGCTGGCCAACGGCGCCACGGAGGTGCTCTACGAGGGCACCCCCAACACCCCCCACAACGGCCGCTGGTGGGAGATCGTCGAGAAGTACCGGGTCACCATCCTCTACACCGCGCCCACCGCCATCCGCACCTGCATGAAGTGGGGCGACGACGTTCCCGCCGGGTTCGACCTCTCCAGCCTGCGGGTGCTGGGCTCCGTGGGCGAGCCCATCAACCCCGAGGCATGGATCTGGTACCGCAAGCACATCGGCGCCGAGCGCACCCCCGTGGTGGACACCTGGTGGCAGACGGAGACGGGCGCGATGATGATCAGCCCGCTGCCCGGGGTCACGCTCGCCAAGCCCGGCTCGGCGCAGACCCCGCTCCCCGGGATCAGCGCCACCGTGGTCGACGACGACGGCGTCGAGGTCGCCAACGGCTCCGGCGGCTATCTCGTTCTCACCGAGCCCTGGCCCTCGATGCTCCGCACCATCTGGGGCGACGACCAGCGGTTCCTCGACACCTACTGGTCCCGTTTCGAGGGCAAGTACTTCGCCGGCGACGGCGCCAAGAAGGACGACGACGGCGATATCTGGCTGCTGGGCCGCGTGGACGACGTGATGCTGGTCTCCGGGCACAACATCTCGACGACCGAGGTGGAGTCCGCGCTGGTCAGCCACCCCCGGATCGCCGAGGCCGCCGTGGTCGGCGCCACCGACCCGCAGACCACCCAGGCCATCTGCGCCTTTGTGATCCTGCGCGGTGGGGTGCCCCAGGAGGAGGGCCTGATCGAGGAGCTGCGGGCGCATGTCGCCAAGGAGTTGGGCCCGATCGCCAAGCCCAAGCGCATCCTCGCGGTCGACGAGCTGCCCAAGACCCGCTCCGGGAAGATCATGCGCCGGCTGTTGCGCGATGTCGCGGAGAACCGCGAGTTGGGTGATGTCACCACGCTCACCGACCCGGCCGTGATGGATCTGATCCAGACCAAGCTCCCCTCCGCCGCCTCCGAGGACTGA
- a CDS encoding NUDIX hydrolase codes for MTSAHEPAPFREPGGFAPGALPDGGRVELPGWLEPLALAARTIEPRQLSDFLPPADGGRPSAVLVLFGEGPDGPELLLLERASSLRQHAGQASFPGGSLDPEDGDPEGDGPWRAALREAEEETGLDPAGVRIFATLPRLYIPVSRFVVSPVLGWWQKPTPVSPVDPAETARVFTVPVARLADREHRATAVHPSGYRGPCFLVADTLVWGFTAGVIDRILHYAGWELPWDDERVVPLDHSA; via the coding sequence ATGACCAGCGCCCACGAACCCGCCCCGTTCCGGGAGCCAGGGGGCTTCGCCCCCGGTGCCCTGCCCGACGGCGGGCGGGTCGAGCTGCCCGGCTGGCTTGAGCCGCTGGCCCTGGCGGCGCGCACCATCGAGCCCCGGCAGCTGAGCGACTTCCTGCCGCCGGCCGACGGCGGGCGCCCGTCCGCCGTGCTGGTGCTCTTCGGCGAGGGCCCCGACGGGCCCGAGCTGCTGCTCCTTGAGCGGGCCAGCAGCCTGCGGCAGCACGCCGGCCAAGCCTCCTTCCCCGGCGGCTCGTTGGATCCTGAGGACGGCGACCCCGAGGGCGACGGGCCCTGGCGGGCGGCGCTGCGCGAGGCCGAGGAGGAGACGGGCCTCGATCCGGCCGGCGTCCGGATCTTCGCCACGCTGCCGAGGCTCTACATCCCCGTCAGCCGGTTCGTGGTCTCCCCCGTGCTCGGCTGGTGGCAGAAGCCGACGCCGGTGTCGCCCGTGGATCCGGCGGAGACGGCCCGCGTCTTCACCGTCCCCGTGGCCCGCCTGGCCGACCGGGAACACCGCGCGACCGCGGTGCACCCCAGCGGCTACCGAGGGCCCTGCTTCCTGGTCGCCGACACCCTGGTCTGGGGCTTCACCGCCGGCGTCATCGACCGGATCCTCCACTACGCGGGCTGGGAGCTGCCCTGGGACGACGAGCGCGTGGTCCCGTTGGATCACTCGGCGTGA
- a CDS encoding HAD family hydrolase has translation MAGPYARGVDNLPQPRTAAFFDLDKTVIAKSSAVTFSRSFYQGGLINRRAVLRTAYAQFLYLLGGADHEQTERMREYLSALCRGWNVQQVREIVAEALHQVIDPIIYDEAASLIERHHAAGRDVVIVSTSGSEVVEPIGELLGADRVVATRMVEADGCYTGEVEYYAYGPTKAEAIAELAASEGYDLERCYAYSDSVTDLPMLQTVGHPHAVNPDRALRKEAASRDWPVLTFERPVRLRQRVPSLGMPSRPALVATAAVAAATAGGLVWWYANRRRGAGRVLT, from the coding sequence ATGGCGGGCCCTTATGCTCGGGGCGTGGATAACCTGCCGCAGCCCCGCACCGCCGCGTTCTTCGATCTCGACAAGACGGTCATCGCGAAGTCGAGCGCGGTCACCTTCAGCAGGTCGTTCTATCAGGGCGGGCTGATCAACCGACGTGCCGTACTCCGCACCGCCTACGCCCAGTTCCTCTATCTGCTGGGCGGCGCCGACCACGAGCAGACGGAGCGGATGCGCGAGTACCTCTCGGCGCTCTGTCGCGGCTGGAACGTGCAGCAGGTCAGAGAGATCGTGGCCGAGGCACTGCATCAGGTCATCGATCCGATCATCTACGACGAGGCGGCGTCGCTGATCGAGCGGCACCACGCGGCAGGTCGGGACGTGGTCATCGTCAGCACGTCCGGATCCGAGGTGGTGGAGCCCATCGGCGAACTGCTGGGCGCCGACCGGGTGGTGGCGACCCGGATGGTGGAGGCGGACGGCTGCTACACCGGCGAGGTGGAGTACTACGCCTATGGCCCCACCAAGGCCGAGGCGATCGCCGAGCTGGCCGCGTCCGAGGGATACGACCTGGAACGTTGCTACGCCTACAGCGATTCGGTGACCGATCTGCCGATGCTCCAGACGGTCGGGCATCCGCACGCGGTCAACCCCGACCGGGCGCTGCGCAAGGAAGCGGCGAGCCGGGACTGGCCGGTGCTGACGTTCGAACGGCCCGTGCGGCTGCGCCAGCGCGTCCCGTCCCTCGGCATGCCGTCCCGGCCGGCGCTGGTGGCGACGGCCGCGGTGGCGGCGGCCACCGCCGGTGGGCTGGTGTGGTGGTATGCCAACCGCCGCCGGGGGGCCGGCCGCGTCCTCACCTGA
- a CDS encoding alpha/beta fold hydrolase gives MSNADQSGMRSSVILREGPWTHRDVAANGARFHIAELGEGPLVLLLHGFPQFWWTWRHQLTALADAGFRAVAMDLRGVGGSDRTPRGYDPANLALDVTGVIRSLGEPDAALVGHDLGGYLAWTAAVMRPKLVRRLAVSSMPHPRSWRSSLLRDPRQTAASRYIWGFQRPWLPERQLVADEAAEVGELLRAWSGPRQPEPADVLAYRQAMCVPSTAHCAIEPYRWMVRSIARPDGVQFNRRMKRPVLVPTLHLHGSLDPVLRTRSSAGSGEYVEAPYRWRLFDGLGHFPHEEDPGAFSTELIDWLRDPEPDR, from the coding sequence ATGAGCAACGCCGACCAGTCCGGGATGCGCTCCTCGGTCATCCTTCGGGAGGGGCCGTGGACCCATCGTGACGTCGCGGCCAACGGCGCGCGGTTCCATATCGCCGAGTTGGGCGAGGGGCCGCTGGTCCTGTTGTTGCACGGGTTTCCCCAGTTCTGGTGGACCTGGCGGCATCAGTTGACGGCGCTGGCCGACGCCGGGTTCCGCGCGGTGGCCATGGATCTGCGCGGAGTGGGGGGCAGCGACCGCACCCCCCGGGGCTACGATCCGGCCAATCTCGCGCTCGATGTCACCGGCGTCATCCGCTCCCTGGGGGAGCCGGACGCCGCACTGGTCGGTCATGATCTGGGGGGCTATCTCGCCTGGACGGCGGCGGTGATGCGGCCCAAGCTGGTGCGCCGGCTGGCCGTCTCGTCGATGCCCCATCCGCGCAGCTGGCGTTCGTCGCTGCTGCGCGATCCGCGGCAGACCGCGGCGAGTCGCTATATCTGGGGGTTCCAGCGGCCCTGGCTGCCGGAGCGGCAGCTGGTCGCCGACGAGGCCGCCGAGGTCGGCGAGCTGCTGCGCGCGTGGTCGGGGCCGCGCCAGCCGGAGCCGGCCGATGTGCTGGCCTACCGCCAGGCGATGTGTGTGCCCTCGACGGCGCACTGCGCGATCGAGCCCTACCGCTGGATGGTGCGGTCCATCGCCCGTCCGGACGGCGTCCAGTTCAACCGGCGGATGAAGCGGCCGGTGCTGGTGCCCACGCTGCATCTGCACGGCTCGCTCGATCCGGTGCTGCGCACCAGGAGTTCGGCGGGCTCGGGGGAGTACGTCGAGGCGCCGTACCGCTGGCGGCTCTTCGACGGCCTCGGCCACTTCCCGCACGAGGAGGACCCGGGGGCCTTCAGCACCGAGCTGATCGACTGGCTGCGGGACCCGGAACCGGACCGTTAG
- a CDS encoding oxidoreductase — translation MSPWPLTDSQTDPPRDPRRAPRADPLAALAELPGVPAAVAGVRQAVDAIYGHRVMRRRSPEVSAEAALRGARASAALAGADWPLEEVRRRSDFGATDEARTVGAALRLTAEAGESLSIWPSSPLRVLARLHLVAAAEPAPRATRDSVGRPRLAGEAVDESGLAELPTAPDAEEVAVRLEALSALVVAGSSAPALVMAAIVQGELLALRPFVTHNGLVARAAARVVLVGGGLDPKGVTPAELGHAEQGRAVYLDALGGYLTGTPAGVAGWIAHCARAVELGARESTAVCEALQRGAA, via the coding sequence ATGAGCCCCTGGCCTTTGACCGATTCGCAGACCGATCCTCCGAGAGATCCCCGGCGCGCCCCGCGGGCCGATCCGCTGGCCGCGCTGGCCGAACTGCCCGGCGTACCAGCGGCCGTGGCGGGCGTCCGTCAGGCGGTGGACGCCATCTACGGCCACCGCGTGATGCGCCGCCGCAGCCCCGAGGTGTCGGCCGAGGCCGCGCTGCGCGGCGCCCGCGCCTCCGCCGCGCTGGCCGGCGCGGACTGGCCGTTGGAGGAGGTGCGCCGCCGCAGCGACTTCGGGGCGACGGACGAGGCGCGAACGGTCGGGGCCGCGCTGCGGCTGACCGCCGAGGCCGGGGAGTCGCTGTCGATCTGGCCATCCTCCCCGCTGCGGGTGCTCGCCCGTCTCCATCTGGTGGCCGCCGCCGAACCGGCGCCGCGGGCGACGCGGGACTCGGTCGGCCGTCCCCGGCTGGCCGGGGAGGCCGTCGACGAGTCCGGCCTCGCCGAGCTGCCGACCGCGCCCGACGCCGAGGAGGTCGCGGTTCGACTTGAGGCCCTGAGTGCTCTGGTGGTCGCCGGCTCATCGGCGCCCGCCCTGGTCATGGCCGCCATCGTGCAGGGCGAGCTCCTCGCGCTGCGCCCGTTCGTCACCCACAACGGGCTGGTCGCCCGGGCCGCGGCGCGAGTCGTGCTGGTGGGCGGCGGTCTTGACCCCAAGGGGGTGACCCCGGCCGAACTCGGCCACGCCGAACAGGGGCGCGCCGTCTATCTGGACGCGCTGGGCGGCTATCTGACGGGCACTCCGGCGGGGGTCGCCGGTTGGATCGCGCACTGCGCCCGCGCGGTGGAGCTGGGCGCGCGCGAGTCGACGGCGGTCTGCGAGGCGTTGCAGCGCGGCGCGGCCTGA